From Pelmatolapia mariae isolate MD_Pm_ZW linkage group LG22, Pm_UMD_F_2, whole genome shotgun sequence, a single genomic window includes:
- the tra2a gene encoding transformer-2 protein homolog alpha isoform X1 — MSDLEEGNYEGRGSRSPSKSDRGSPARVKSESRSGSPSPSRVSKHSESRSRSRSKSRSRSRRHSNRRYSRSRSRSYSHRRKSRSRSYSPEYRRRKSQSTSPMSNRRRHTGSRSHDFTKEAYSHGGGADVRANPDPSTCLGVFGLSLYTTERDLREVFSRYGPLAGVNVVYDQRTGRSRGFAFVYFERLEDSKEAMERANGMELDGRRIRVDYSITKRPHTPTPGIYMGRPTHNGGGGGGGGSSRRGRESYYDRGYDRYDRYDEYDYRYSRRRSPSPYYSRYRSRSRSRSYSPRRY, encoded by the exons GTGACCTTGAGGAAGGAAACTATGAAGGGCGG GGGTCACGCTCCCCATCTAAATCGGATCGTGGGAGTCCAGCTCGGGTCAAGTCGGAGAGCAGGTCTGGCTCTCCGAGCCCATCCCGGGTCTCCAAACACTCCGAGTCCAGATCACGCTCTCGGTCAAAATCCAG ATCTCGTTCTAGACGGCACTCAAACCGCCGGTACAGCCGTTCACGCTCTCGGTCCTATTCCCACCGGAGGAAGTCCCGTTCTCGTTCCTACAGCCCTGAATACCGGCGCAGGAAGAGCCAGAGCACGTCCCCTATGTCAAACCGGCGCCGTCACACCGGCAGTAGG AGCCATGACTTCACAAAAGAAGCATACAGTCATGGCGGTGGTGCTGATGTTAGG GCGAACCCTGATCCGAGCACGTGTTTGGGGGTGTTTGGTTTGAGCCTGTACACGACTGAGCGTGACCTGAGAGAGGTGTTTTCACGCTACGGTCCTTTGGCTGGAGTCAACGTGGTGTATGACCAGCGCACAGGTCGCTCCCGTGGATTTGCCTTTGTTTACTTTGAGAGGCTTGAAGACTCTAAAGAG GCAATGGAGCGAGCCAATGGCATGGAGCTGGATGGGAGGCGCATCAGAGTGGATTATTCCATTACTAAACGTCCCCATACCCCTACGCCAGGAATCTACATGGGCCGACCTACACA caatggtggtggtggtgggggtggtGGCAGCAGCAGAAGGGGAAGAGAGTCATATTATGACCGCGGCTATGACCGCTACGACAGATATGACGAGTACGACTACAGATATAG tcGCAGGCGCTCTCCATCACCGTACTACAGTCGATACAGGTCTCGCTCACGGTCTCGCTCCTACAGCCCAC GACGCTACTGA
- the tra2a gene encoding transformer-2 protein homolog alpha isoform X2 encodes MGSRSPSKSDRGSPARVKSESRSGSPSPSRVSKHSESRSRSRSKSRSRSRRHSNRRYSRSRSRSYSHRRKSRSRSYSPEYRRRKSQSTSPMSNRRRHTGSRSHDFTKEAYSHGGGADVRANPDPSTCLGVFGLSLYTTERDLREVFSRYGPLAGVNVVYDQRTGRSRGFAFVYFERLEDSKEAMERANGMELDGRRIRVDYSITKRPHTPTPGIYMGRPTHNGGGGGGGGSSRRGRESYYDRGYDRYDRYDEYDYRYSRRRSPSPYYSRYRSRSRSRSYSPRRY; translated from the exons ATG GGGTCACGCTCCCCATCTAAATCGGATCGTGGGAGTCCAGCTCGGGTCAAGTCGGAGAGCAGGTCTGGCTCTCCGAGCCCATCCCGGGTCTCCAAACACTCCGAGTCCAGATCACGCTCTCGGTCAAAATCCAG ATCTCGTTCTAGACGGCACTCAAACCGCCGGTACAGCCGTTCACGCTCTCGGTCCTATTCCCACCGGAGGAAGTCCCGTTCTCGTTCCTACAGCCCTGAATACCGGCGCAGGAAGAGCCAGAGCACGTCCCCTATGTCAAACCGGCGCCGTCACACCGGCAGTAGG AGCCATGACTTCACAAAAGAAGCATACAGTCATGGCGGTGGTGCTGATGTTAGG GCGAACCCTGATCCGAGCACGTGTTTGGGGGTGTTTGGTTTGAGCCTGTACACGACTGAGCGTGACCTGAGAGAGGTGTTTTCACGCTACGGTCCTTTGGCTGGAGTCAACGTGGTGTATGACCAGCGCACAGGTCGCTCCCGTGGATTTGCCTTTGTTTACTTTGAGAGGCTTGAAGACTCTAAAGAG GCAATGGAGCGAGCCAATGGCATGGAGCTGGATGGGAGGCGCATCAGAGTGGATTATTCCATTACTAAACGTCCCCATACCCCTACGCCAGGAATCTACATGGGCCGACCTACACA caatggtggtggtggtgggggtggtGGCAGCAGCAGAAGGGGAAGAGAGTCATATTATGACCGCGGCTATGACCGCTACGACAGATATGACGAGTACGACTACAGATATAG tcGCAGGCGCTCTCCATCACCGTACTACAGTCGATACAGGTCTCGCTCACGGTCTCGCTCCTACAGCCCAC GACGCTACTGA